Proteins encoded within one genomic window of Macaca thibetana thibetana isolate TM-01 chromosome 3, ASM2454274v1, whole genome shotgun sequence:
- the TSC22D4 gene encoding TSC22 domain family protein 4 yields the protein MSGGKKKSSFQITSVTTDYEGPGSPGTSDPPTPQPPTGPLPRLPSGEPSPDPGGKGTPRNGSPPPGAPSSRFRVVKLPHGLGEPYRRGRWTCVDVYERDLEPHSFGRLLEGIRGASGGAGGRSLDSRLELASLGLGTPTPQSGLSQGPTSWLRPPPTSPGPQARSFTGGLGQLVVPGKAKAETPPLSASPPQQRPPEPGTVESAGTSRAATPLPSLRVDAEAGGSGTRTPPLSRRKAVDMRLRMELGAPEEMGQVPPLDSRPSSPALYFAHDASLVHKSPDPFGAVAAQKFSLAHSMLAISGHLDSDDDSGSGSLVGIDNKIEQAMDLVKSHLMFAVREEVEVLKEQIRELAERNAALEQENGLLRALASPEQLAQLPSSGVPRLGPSAPNGPSV from the exons ATGAGTGGGGGCAAGAAGAAGAGTAGTTTCCAAATCACCAGCGTCACCACAGACTATGAGGGCCCGGGGAGCCCAGGGACTTCAGATCCGCCTACTCCACAGCCCCCCACCGGGCCCCTGCCCCGCCTGCCCAGTGGGGAGCCCAGCCCTGATCCGGGGGGCAAGGGCACCCCCCGGAATGGCTCCCCACCACCTGGGGCCCCCTCCTCCCGTTTCCGGGTGGTGAAGCTGCCCCACGGCCTGGGAGAGCCATATCGCCGTGGTCGCTGGACGTGTGTGGATGTTTATGAGCGAGACCTGGAGCCCCACAGCTTCGGCCGACTCCTGGAGGGAATTCGAGGGGCCTCAGGGGGCGCCGGGGGCAGATCTTTGGATTCCAGGTTGGAGCTGGCCAGCCTCGGCCTgggcacccccaccccacagtcAGGCCTGTCTCAGGGCCCCACCTCCTGGCTCCGTCCACCCCCCACCTCTCCCGGGCCTCAGGCCCGCTCCTTCACTGGGGGACTGGGCCAGCTGGTGGTGCCCGGCAAAGCCAAGGCAGAGACACCCCCACTGTCGGCCTCCCCACCCCAGCAGCGCCCCCCAGAGCCTGGGACCGTTGAGAGTGCGGGCACATCCCGGGCTGCCACGCCCCTGCCCTCTCTGAGGGTGGACGCGGAGGCTGGGGGCTCAGGGACCAGGACCCCTCCACTGTCCCGGAGGAAAGCTGTAGACATGCGGCTGCGGATGGAGTTGGGTGCTCCAGAGGAGATGGGGCAG GTGCCCCCACTCGACTCTCGCCCCAGCTCCCCGGCCCTCTACTTCGCCCACGATGCCAGCCTGGTTCACAAATCTCCAGACCCCTTCGGAGCAGTAGCAGCTCAGAAATTCAGCCTGGCCCACTCCATGTTGGCCATCAGTGGTCACCTAGACAGCGATGATGATAG TGGCTCCGGAAGCCTGGTTGGCATTGACAACAAAATCGAGCAAGCCATG GATTTGGTGAAGTCCCACCTCATGTTTGCGGTCCGGGAGGAGGTGGAGGTACTGAAGGAGCAGATCCGGGAACTGGCAGAGCGGAACGCTGCGCTGGAGCAGGAGAACGGGCTGCTGCGCGCCCTGGCCAGCCCGGAGCAGCTGGCTCAGCTGCCCTCCTCGGGGGTCCCACGGCTTGGGCCCTCCGCGCCCAATGGGCCCTCCGTCTGA
- the SPACDR gene encoding sperm acrosome developmental regulator, with the protein MVVVMKFFRWVRQAWQRIISWVFFWRQKIKPTISEHPGSKKHSLKKMEKTLQVAETLRLVESPKDAKPKLAESPKLADPCVLAKTTEGTKVELGRQGRSLLQLPRTAVKSVSTLMVSALQSGWQMCSWKSSVSSASVSSQVRTQSPLKTPEAEMLWEVYLVLWAVRKQLRQLSRRQERHRRHHVRCHAAPRPNPAQSLKLDAQSPL; encoded by the exons ATGGTTGTGGTCATGAAGTTCTTCCGATGGGTTAGACAGGCTTGGCAAAGGATTATTTCCTGG GTTTTCTTCTGGAGGCAAAAAATTAAACCAACCATCTCAGAACACCCTGGCTCCAAGAAACACTCATTGAAGAAGATGGAGAAGACTCTCCAGGTGGCTGAGACTTTGAGGTTGGTCGAGTCCCCAAAAGACGCTAAACCCAAGTTGGCTGAGTCCCCCAAGCTGGCAGATCCCTGCGTGTTGGCCAAGACTACAGAGGGGACCAAGGTGGAGCTGGGCCGACAGGGCCGATCCCTGCTGCAGCTGCCGAGGACGGCCGTCAAGTCTGTCTCTACGCTCATGGTCTCTGCCCTGCAGAGCGGCTGGCAGATGTGCAGCTGGAAG TCATCAGTGAGTTCTGCCTCAGTCAGCTCCCAAGTGAGGACTCAGTCACCTTTGAAGACGCCAGAGGCTGAGATGCTGTGGGAGGTGTACCTGGTGCTGTGGGCTGTTCGGAAACAGCTTCGCCAGCTGTCCCGCAGGCAGGAGAGGCACAGACGGCACCACGTCCGATGCCACGCTGCCCCTCGACCCAACCCGGCTCAGTCCCTGAAACTGGATGCCCAAAGTCCCCTCTAG